Proteins encoded in a region of the Sparus aurata chromosome 6, fSpaAur1.1, whole genome shotgun sequence genome:
- the slc26a6l1 gene encoding solute carrier family 26 member 6, like 1 codes for MDSTRRFGKYRVEREVLDEQRLEEVTQRKAYAETHPSLTECLKDSFRCTVPRLKHSVMSSLPVLYWLPKYSVWDYGMPDLISGISVGIMHLPQGMAYALLASLPPVFGLYTSLYPAFIYIFFGTSRHISIGTFTVLSIMVGSVTERLAPDMDFLKTNGTNITTEVDITARDSYRVQVAAATTVLGGLIQVVLGLVKFGFVGTYLSEPLVRAYTTAAAAHAVVAQLKYIFGVSPTRFSGPLSLVYTLKDVCYLLPHTHLPTLVVSAVSMAFLIAAKELNSFLRPKLPVPIPVELITIVAGTLISSYSNLNSNYTISVVGEIPSGLSSPSVPDVSLFGEVIGDAFALAIVGYAISISLGKTFALKHGYKVDSNQELVALGLSNTVGGFFQCYSVCPSMSRSLIQETTGGKTQMAGVASALVVLVTILKLGPLFQELPKAILAAIVFVNLKGMFKQYSDVVTLWKRSKIDLVVWLVTWVSTLLFNLDLGLAASIIFALLTVIFRTQMPTYSVLGNVPGTELYVDMETHKEAREIPGVTIFRSSATVYFANAELYLEALKEKSGLDISKMIIYKRRQEAKQRRRERRAERRAKRQAKRERRAQRAAKRQSGAPVLSVEEDAGHWADTCMDGDITDNEEQGCTERENGTVFVIPVTPRTPDGPCRWEYLKGGDPDCTSLGWMSELQDGDTTTLGSSSDDTLSRDLERVSLGSLGKWTWDIHSIIIDLSTANFIDTVAIKTVKNIFQDFSEIDVDIYLAGCQASVVEQLERGDFFSESITKRSLFASVHDAVLYCLNHRGATSFPRYEPSVDAYNSTKL; via the exons atggattcTACACGTAGATTTGGGAAATACAGAGTGGAGCGGGAAGTGCTGGATGAGCAGAGATTGGAAGAGGTAACGCAGAGAAAAGCGTATGCTGAAACTCACCCTTCTCTAACTGAATGTCTCAAAGACTCCTTCAG ATGCACAGTACCCAGACTGAAACATAGTGTGATGAGCAGCTTGCCTGTGTTGTACTGGCTGCCCAAGTACTCAGTCTGGGACTATGGCATGCCTGATCTCATCTCCGGCATCAGTGTGGGCATAATGCACCTGCCACAGG gtATGGCATATGCATTGCTGGCTTCCTTACCTCCTGTATTTGGGCTCTACACATCACTCTATCCAGCATTCATCTACATCTTTTTTGGAACGTCACGTCATATATCCATCG GTACGTTCACTGTGCTCAGCATCATGGTTGGTagtgtgacagagagactgGCTCCAGACATGGATTTCCTCAAAACAAATGGGACCAACATCACAACAGAGGTGGACATAACAGCCCGGGACTCATACAGGGTGCAGGTGGCAGCTGCTACGACTGTCCTCGGAGGACTGATTCAG GTGGTGCTGGGTTTGGTGAAGTTTGGATTTGTGGGGACGTACTTGTCTGAACCTCTGGTGCGCGCTTACACAACGGCTGCTGCAGCCCATGCTGTGGTAGCACAACTGAAGTACATCTTTGGAGTTTCGCCAACACGGTTCAGTGGTCCCTTGTCACTAGTGTAT ACTCTGAAGGATGTTTGCTACTTGCTGCCACACACTCATCTTCCCACACTGGTGGTCAGCGCTGTGTCCATGGCGTTCCTAATTGCAGCCAAGGAGCTAAACTCTTTTCTGCGACCAAAACTGCCAGTGCCCATCCCAGTGGAGCTAATCACA ATTGTGGCAGGGACATTGATCTCATCCTATTCAAACTTAAACAGCAACTACACGATTTCAGTTGTGGGAGAAATTCCGAGTGG TCTCAGTTCTCCCAGTGTGCCAGATGTGAGTCTGTTTGGAGAAGTTATTGGTGATGCTTTTGCGTTGGCCATTGTTGGCTATGCCATATCAATTTCACTTGGCAAAACGTTTGCACTGAAACATGGATACAAGGTGGACAGTAACCAG GAGCTGGTGGCACTGGGTCTCAGTAATACAGTGGGAGGCTTCTTCCAGTGCTACTCTGTCTGCCCCTCAATGTCTCGAAGTCTCATCCAAGAGACAActggaggaaaaacacaa ATGGCAGgtgtggcctcagctctggtTGTGTTGGTGACTATACTGAAGCTAGGACCTTTGTTCCAGGAGCTGCCAAAG GCTATCCTTGCAGCGATTGTCTTTGTAAATCTGAAGGGCATGTTCAAGCAGTACTCAGATGTTGTTACACTGTGGAAAAGAAGCAAGATTGATCTG GTGGTGTGGTTGGTTACTTGGGTGTCAACATTGCTGTTCAATCTGGATCTGGGTCTGGCAGCATCGATCATCTTCGCTCTGCTCACTGTTATCTTCAGAACGCAGAT GCCAACATATTCTGTTCTGGGAAATGTTCCAGGTACAGAACTGTACGTGGATATGGAGACGCACAAAGAG GCAAGGGAGATTCCAGGTGTTACTATATTTCGCTCTTCTGCCACGGTGTATTTTGCCAATGCTGAGCTCTACCTTGAAGCTCTGAAAGAAAAG AGTGGGCTTGATATCAGTAAAATGATCATCTAtaagaggaggcaggaggccaAACAGAGACGTAGAGAGAGGAGGGCTGAGAGGCGAGCAAAAAGGCAAGCCAAGAGAGAG AGACGGGCACAGAGGGCAGCTAAACGGCAGTCTGGAGCACCTGTGCTCTCTGTGGAGGAAGATGCCGGCCACTGGGCAGATACATGCATGGACGGGGACATTACAGACAATGAGGAGCAAGGCTGCACTGAGAGGGAGAACGGGACAGTGTTTGTCATCCCAGTCACTCCACGAACACCAGATGGTCCTTGTAGGTGGGAGTACCTGAAAGGAGGAGATCCAGATTGCACCAGTTTAGGGTGGATGTCTGAGCTGCAAGACGGGGACACCACTACTCTGGGGTCCAGTAGTGATGACACGCTGAGTCGCGACCTGGAGCGGGTCTCTCTCGGGTCACTTGGGAAGTGGACCTGGGATATTCACTCCATCATCATTGACCTCTCCACGGCTAACTTCATTGACACTGTGGCTATCAAGACTGTGAAAAAT ATTTTCCAGGACTTCAGTGAGATCGATGTGGATATCTACCTGGCTGGTTGCCAAG CCTCTGTGGTGGAACAACTAGAGCGTGGTGACTTCTTCTCTGAGTCAATAACAAAGAGGAGTCTCTTTGCCTCCGTTCACGATGCTGTACTCTACTGTCTGAACCATCGAGGAGCCACATCGTTTCCCAGATATGAACCTTCAGTG GACGCATACAACAGCACGAAACTTTAA
- the p4htmb gene encoding transmembrane prolyl 4-hydroxylase, with protein sequence MTDNQESPDAEDTAPSGSATLPPLRPPCERLQCHKSSVCSRSYFVVVMVFFHVYIINVIALLFYVHYNSGQEDANRSRDAPSSNQQRLEPGPPPSKPEFLRDVSLTRIEGIRVGHVQRVSLVPGKVHEMRTLSMKPLLFEIPDFLSEDECRVVMQLAQLKGLMESQLMVQDGQEELAKELNLSPEEIFNLLDINQDGQLQLHEILTHSRVRDGIWLTPENLREIYDGLKADKDGNGLLSLEEFRVLSNDAFQRFLMQQGVKRSQLVRNSRHTWLYQGKGAHRVLQDIKARVTRLTRLPPTLVDLSEPLQVVRYEEGGHYHAHHDSGPVYPETACTHTRIAANTSTPFETSCRYITVLFYLNSVEGGGETAFPVADNRTYDEVSLIQNNVDLLDTRRNCNKSNLRVKPTKGTAVFWYNYLSDGRGWVGEQDEYALHGGCMVTHGTKWVANKWINIDPDYQRQARYQQLVAQQPEEEDDEGVIVNPDTQSSDIHQDL encoded by the exons ATGACTGACAACCAGGAAAGCCCAGACGCCGAGGACACCGCTCCGTCCGGGAGCGCGACCTTGCCGCCTCTCCGGCCGCCGTGCGAGCGACTCCAATGCCACAAGAGCAGCGTGTGCTCCCGCTCTTACTTCGTGGTGGTCATGGTGTTTTTTCACGTATACATCATAAATGTCATTGCACTGCTGTTTTACGTGCACTACAACAGCGGGCAGGAGGATGCGAACAGAAGTCGTGATGCTCCGAGCAGCAATCAGCAGCGcctcgagccgggacctccgcCATCGAAGCCCGAGTTTCTGCGCGATGTGTCCTTAACAAGAATCGAGGGGATACGG GTGGGGCATGTGCAGAGGGTGTCACTGGTGCCAGGCAAAGTGCACGAAATGCGCACGCTGAGTATGAAACCTCTGCTGTTCG AGATCCCTGACTTTTTGTCGGAGGATGAGTGCCGGGTTGTGATGCAGCTTGCCCAGCTAAAGGGTCTGATGGAGAGCCAGCTGATGGTGCAGGATGGCCAGGAGGAGCTAGCCAAGGAGCTCAACCTCAGCCCAGAGGAGATCTTTAACCTCCTCGATATCAACCAGGATGGACAGTTGCAGCTCCATGAG ATACTGACTCACTCTCGCGTGAGGGACGGCATCTGGCTCACACCGGAGAATCTGCGAGAAATCTATGACGGGCTCAAAGCTGACAAGGACGGTAATG GTTTGCTGAGTCTGGAGGAGTTCAGAGTCCTGAGCAACGATGCCTTTCAGCGCTTCCTGATGCAGCAAGGGGTGAAGAGGAGTCAGCTGGTGAGGAACAGCAGGCACACCTGGCTGTATCAAGGCAAAGGAGCACACCGGGTCCTCCAAGACATCAAGGCGAG GGTGACCCGCCTCACACGGCTCCCGCCCACATTAGTGGACCTCAGTGAGCCGCTCCAGGTGGTCCGCTATGAGGAGGGAGGACACTACCACGCCCACCACGACAGCGGTCCTGTGTATCCTGAaacagcctgcacacacacacgcatcgcAGCCAACACCTCCACTCCCTTTGAGACGTCTTGCCG GTACATCACAGTTCTCTTCTACCTGAACTCTGTTGAGGGGGGTGGGGAGACCGCATTCCCTGTGGCAGACAACAGGACCTATGATGAAGTG TCTCTCATACAGAATAATGTCGATCTATTGGACACCAGAAGGAACTGTAACAAGAGCAACCTGAGGGTAAAGCCGACCAAAGGGACAGCTGTTTTCTGGTACAACTACCTGTCTGATGGAAGAG GTTGGGTGGGCGAGCAGGATGAATATGCTCTGCATGGGGGCTGCATGGTCACCCACGGCACTAAGTGGGTCGCAAATAAATGGATCAACATTGATCCGGATTACCAGCGGCAGGCTCGCTACCAGCAGCTGGTTGCACAGCAgccagaggaagaggatgatgaAGGTGTGATTGTGAACCCAGACACACAGAGTTCTGATATCCATCAAGACTTGTAG